The following DNA comes from Vigna radiata var. radiata cultivar VC1973A chromosome 4, Vradiata_ver6, whole genome shotgun sequence.
AGTCTGTCAAGTCGTCATCTAAACATTCCAACAACTTCAGCTGAccaaaatacattaaaacaGTTGGCAATGGTCCATTTCATAGACCTATAAATTTGTTTCAGTCAAGCTTTTACATTTGCTTGTAGGAACGGAAAAATAATTAAGCAATGAGAGGAGGACAAAGTGCTATTAAACATTTGAAAGGAATATCTTTCTAAACATCACACAAAAATTAGCAAAAAATCTTCAACAAATTGAGAATTTACCGCATAAGATTTACGCCTCTTAAGTGCTTCACGAGCAAGATCTTCTTCACCTTTCTGAAGAGCGAGTTGTGCTTTACGATACCTGCAACACATAAAAAGCACAAAGACATGTTTATATACCACACATCATTAGcaaattaagataataaatctTTCATACATTACCACTCCTCAGAAGCTTGTTGTGCCGCCTTGTATTTATTTTCCAACCGCTTTTGCGATGCCAATACCtcaagaaatagaaaaacaaaaggattcaataaaataaagttgaataAGAGATAGCATAAACAGGGAAAACTAGCAATCCCTTTTGAAGTCGGTTTACTGCTAAATAGCTCGTGTACAATCATAAAAACTCAGACAAGTAAAGCAATTATAACTTattcgaaaaataaaacaagaaagtAACACacacaacaaatttaaaaaataaaaatcaaaacaaacagTTAATGATCAATTGTAACTAACTTGCGCAGTAGCTTGACGCATTTTCGTCAAGTCGTCGTTCATTTCCAGCACAGCTTGCTCCAATATTTTCTCCGGATCTTCGAACGAACTTATGATAGCGTTTGCGTATGACTGCATTACTAAGATGACAAAATCTAACCATAACGACAACGACAATGAGAATATTAAAGCTAAACCACGAAAACCTAAACGACTGTCGTTTCGGTGCTTTTTTTCACCTTCACAACTCTGGCGAACCTATCAAAGAGGTTCATGCGAGCTCCGAGAGCACCGCCACCACGCACAGGCTTCGGAATCCTCATCGCGCTCAGTTTCAGAGCTTCCACTACAACGATCAGAAGTTAGAAACATGGCTAATTAAACGAATCGCGTGTTAAACCGTAGCGTTTAAACAAActaaacgaaaattaaatattgcgAGCAGCGAGTAACGGGAATAGTGAGAGTACCTCCTCCAGCGCCGAAAAATGAAGTAGTGAGAGGCTTCTTCACTACGCAGAgagtggaggaggaggaggaagaagattgaAACGGCGCGGGGGTCAATCCTGTGAATATATGAAGTTTCGTCGCCATTTTTTGAGATCAACTACGAACAAGAAGGTTTGTGGTTGCAGATAGAATTTAAGATATTGCGATTTCGGGAACACTCTTCAACCTTGCTCCTCCTCACGCTCCTCCAGACTTGCAACCGCATTTCAAAATGGGCCGAAATGGGCCGAAATTTATTCTTGAATGTCACAAATCGGGTCCTCGCCCGGACCGGCCCATTTTTTCGCCCAGAGTCCTCGATACGTTTCCAAttcttagtttctttttcataaaaaagaaCCACTGATTTTATGAGTTAAttgagaatttttattttttaaaatcaatttattaattattttgtctaaatactttcaatatttataagttAAGAGTAAAAAGTGTTACCAATGTAATGACTATCCacttctaataaaaatatatgttgaaataattattatagaatTTCATGAATTTATTGTATACgataatttataatcaaaaaatattttactatttgttaaataataaaaaagtaccTAGTTTTGAActtgtaataatttttaataattttatttctatttgttatttgttatttggaagatataaacACTAGTGATAAATTACATGACAAAGATTCACTTATCCATTTTGGCAATAGCATCTCATAACATCTTTGGATATGATGTCTACCATGTTATAGTATATAGATTattagagaaggaaaagattgaTGGTCAAGTGATCATTGATCTTAGTAATCTTAAAATATGTGAAGGTTTGTTCTCAAATatgaaaaagagattttataagaattattcTATAAAACTTAAGATAAAGTTGTTCTACTtcttataatttgataaaattcttTGTCTCGAGACTTTAAATACACATTTGTAACACAAGTCTAACATCATTAATAGCAAATGACaataaacaagattaattattttactatgtatctctttaactttcttttttgaATTCATATGCTTTAAGGGTTTTTTCTCCTCTTTAaaactttctcttttcaataACCATAAAACCAAAATCTTTAATTGAAGATGACATTATGAATTATATGGAATTGATAAACCTTTGTATTAAAACAATGTTTGTGttaatattgaatatatacGATTTTAAATGTtacattttagaattatttaaatataatcaactttgagtttaaaaatagtatattgtTAACCATTTTGTATACCTCATGTGTTTCTCTCCCTCTCATTTTcatgtgttttattttcatcatagCTTAATCGGTTGCTTTATATCTCAACAACATAAAGGTATTTCTAGTATGGCATGTCCTCAAAAACAACcgttttaaaaacataaaaataagttGCTTGTatcatatatatcattaaaGTTATCTAATGAGTCTCTTGCTCAAAGGGTTAagaaattcatataaaaaattcttaGATCACCTATAAAAATATACACAAGAGTCAACGTATAGGAATAACAAGCAAATTTATACCTACAACTActttttaaacttgttttattttgatggaaaatatttttgttaatcaaGCATGGGTATTTATTTCATCCTCACATATGttcttgttttaaattatttaaataattctaaatttattttaccatctcgatttattttttttcctttatgacAATAATTAGATCTTAATTAAATCAAGAACTAAGAATGTTAATCttgataaaaacatttttaagagCCAATTAAATTCAATGTGGAttgatttttcaataaaaatcataatgCATGATTGTggttgtatttttcaatgaaattatCAATGTGACTGTGTTTTGCATTTGTTTTGTttgacttaaattttattataaggttgaatttgagattaattttGTGGTTTGTTTAAAGACTATTTTCTTCAAATAGCGCTttcaaatgttaatttttaattgaattcacTATGGAttgatttttcaataaaattataaggtttaatgtctcaacaggtccctattttcgtctaaaatttcaaacatgacttctttttttttggagtctcaattaggtccttatttttgtaaaattgaatcacatAGGagctttccgtcaaattgatcAAACGACATTAAGGATTATGTCACCTGGCATGTTGGCATTATAGTTTTAACATACGTATCATTAAAAACGTGTttcaattctattattttaaattttgaattaaaagattaaGTAAATAGagtagaaatttaattaaagaaagggaaaagttgggaattcATATTCTACTTTCTCTTGAAAGCCTCATTCTAATTGCGATATCGAAATGAAATTGGGGAAATTTGAGGTTTAGGGCTCGTCACTCATCCACAAAATTTTTTGGTGTTGTATGTCCCGAAGCAGAGTTCTCTCACCTCACAGAAAACAATAGTTAACGAATTCCCAACTATCAGGGACAACCTTCTGAAATCCCTACACataacaacacacaaacatagataatttatcttaaaatatttgcTAATAGAGAAGAATAAAGCAAGCTCGGGAGGAGTAGTTACATAGGTGTTTAGCTGAAGGACAAAATTGGAAAAGTTGTTGTGTTTGAAGTACATCGGTAGCAAATCACGTGCGAATTCTACAAGCCGCCAAACGATGAAACTCGTGCAATCTTCGTTCCAGGAAATTAGGTCATTCATAGAGGGATAATCCACGAGATGGTACGTCTTCATCAGAAACGGCATCAGGATAGATCTCTATGACTCCACCTGCGCTGATTCAACGGTTTGCTTCATCCGCTCCGCTACCAGATCTGGAATTGAAACCTAGCTAAGCTCCCTAATCACTTCTCTGTTAAGCTCATAACCAACTTCTAAAATAAACTAGTTATTCTAAAGGCATCAATTTACTACTTACGAACTACACAGTTATTTGGACAAGGTAAACTACATACATCCACAAAATCGTTGTTGCTCGTCACTCAAATTCCcccaatttcattttgatttcaCAATTACAGAGAGAATGGGGCTTTCAACACAAAGTAGAACACGAATTCCCAACTTTGccctttctttaattaaattttcattctgtttacttaattttttaatttaaaatttaaaaaaatagaattaacaCACGTTTTTAATGACACGTGTATTAAAACTACACTGTCAGCATTTCAGGTGACAAAATCTTTAACGTAATTTGATCAATTTGAGGGAAAGttcctatttgattcaattttacaaagataaggacccaattgagatgcCAAAAAAGAAGAGGACCTATTTCAGATTCTTGACGAAAATaggacctattgagacattaaaccaaaCTATAACACTACACTAAATGGGCGAATTATCGATGGACTTTTACCGAAGGCCTTAGGGCCGTCAATAATTGGCTGAATTTTCGAAAGATCATTACCGAAGACCAAAGGAGCCGTCGGAAAATGGTCATGTCACATTACCGAAGGAATATGACCGTCGGTATGTGGATGGACTATGAAATCATAAATAGGATTTCCCTCTCACAATTTTAGTCTCAATTCTAATTTCGCACCACACTCACCACACTAAGACAAACTTTCCCTAACCCAGATTTTTCCGCACTATGTTCTCTCGTTCCGCTCTCGTTCAGCATTTTTTCCCAGTCCTCGTTCCGCCGTTGTTCTCAATTTTTTCTCACCTTCCTCCATTCACCGTCTGTCGTGGAAGGAAAGTGTAGGTGAGGAAGGAGGTGGGTCACTTGACGTGTTGCTCTGTCGTGAAAGAGGCTATTTTAAGGGGTTTGGTGACGACGGTGGTGTGGCGGCGTAAGGGGGTGCTATCACAGAGTGTGAGGGTGGTGTCGCGGTGTGAGTAGGGCTTCGACTTGGCGAAGGAGTGCATTACCTTGTGGTTGTTGCTGTGTCAGGAGGGCTTCGTGGAGGAGGCGACTACCGTGGCGAGGGGCTTGCTGGTGTATTGACAGCGGTATAGGGTTCGTGCGTCGCGGGGCTTCAACCATTAAGCCTTCTTCTTCTTAGAACGGTTAGTACATTGTCCGATTGTTAGTGTCTATTATGTGGTTTGTATGATTGGGTTAGCTTCCATAGATGAGTATATTGATGTTGATTGGACTGTAAAGTTAATGAGATGTTGTTGTTATGATTGGAAGTAGGAAAAGTTCATACTTTGGTCTCTGTTTCGTTGTTGATGTGATGATAATGAAGTGAGTAAATTATATTTGGTGTACATAGCTTTCTTGGTATATAACTAAGTTAAATGGTGTTTTAATGTATGATAGAAAGAATTGTATGGCTCACATTATTGCattgaacattttaaatgatGCTTTGTAACTGGCATATATAGTCCTGAAGAGTTAGATtctaaagtaaatatgaataaaaagaatgaGTGTGACTAATGATAGCTAGCTTCAACTGGAAGGGAAACTATGAATGAAACTAACCCATGGTTTGACTTATCCAATGTAAAGTAGGCAAGAAAGACTGTTAATGCAACAATGATAGAGGGAAGGAAATTGAAGAAACCATAATCCATGAGTGTTAGTTGAAGACTCATTACTTGCATGTTCTTTGTAAGGGTTTGAATACTCATCAGCTTCCCATGTGGCCACCTTTGGATATGTAATTCCCTGCACCTTTTTTCCAAGTGTGTGAGACCAAAACAACTAGTTCAATA
Coding sequences within:
- the LOC106759591 gene encoding membrane-associated 30 kDa protein, chloroplastic isoform X1, giving the protein MATKLHIFTGLTPAPFQSSSSSSSTLCVVKKPLTTSFFGAGGVEALKLSAMRIPKPVRGGGALGARMNLFDRFARVVKSYANAIISSFEDPEKILEQAVLEMNDDLTKMRQATAQVLASQKRLENKYKAAQQASEEWYRKAQLALQKGEEDLAREALKRRKSYADNASSLKGQLDQQKTVVENLVSNTRLLESKIQEARSKKDTLKARAQSAKTATKVSEMLGNVNTSSALSAFEKMEEKVMAMESQAEALGQLTTDDLEGKFALLESSSVDDDLANLKKELSGGSKKGDLPPGRSGTTSTNPFRDSEIELELDQLRQRAKEF